In Thermodesulfobacteriota bacterium, the following are encoded in one genomic region:
- a CDS encoding MmgE/PrpD family protein has protein sequence MNFTEYAIKFILEIDWCDLPAEVQHQSKRCLMDTMGALLAGTKTPVGAIMSRVATEQFSGNQATILVDGKQASASGAALANGFSCNALDIDDGYRMIKGHPGACILPVILAASEMVSSCSGSQFLTALMIGYEIGIRAGLIRHALYQTYHSSGSWGAVSGAAAAGKILGLNAKTLHHAMGTAEYHAPIAPMMKGIAKPSMGKDSIGWGAMVAITSVLMADNGFTGIQPLFSDTPNQEWIENLGQRYEVMNLYFKPYTACRWAQPAVAGALKISRKNPILPQDISRICVRTFKAATELSCRRPQNTEEAQYNMAFPVAAALIDGEVGPRQVQPPRIHNSQILNLADKIETEISEESEQMFPEKACAEVIIYTHNNKHFSSGLMEAKWEPPDSLPTDDELEKKFEWLVEPVLGKENTGKLVSMIWEFEKLEQVKDFISSCII, from the coding sequence ATGAATTTTACCGAATATGCCATTAAATTTATACTTGAGATAGATTGGTGTGATCTTCCTGCAGAGGTTCAGCATCAGTCTAAGCGGTGCCTGATGGATACAATGGGGGCACTGTTGGCCGGCACCAAAACACCGGTAGGCGCAATCATGTCCCGAGTTGCTACCGAACAGTTCAGCGGAAACCAGGCCACCATTTTAGTTGACGGCAAACAGGCTTCTGCTTCAGGCGCTGCCCTGGCCAACGGATTTTCCTGCAATGCTTTAGATATTGATGACGGCTATCGCATGATCAAGGGGCATCCCGGCGCCTGTATTCTTCCTGTCATACTGGCTGCCAGTGAAATGGTTTCCAGCTGCTCAGGAAGCCAATTTTTAACCGCACTGATGATTGGTTACGAAATCGGTATTCGGGCCGGTTTGATCCGTCATGCCCTTTATCAAACCTATCACTCTTCCGGAAGTTGGGGTGCAGTTTCCGGTGCGGCCGCAGCAGGTAAAATTCTCGGATTGAACGCCAAAACCCTGCACCATGCCATGGGAACGGCGGAATATCATGCCCCCATTGCACCCATGATGAAAGGTATCGCAAAACCTTCCATGGGAAAAGACAGCATCGGCTGGGGAGCGATGGTGGCCATCACATCTGTCTTAATGGCCGATAACGGATTCACCGGTATCCAACCCCTGTTTAGCGATACACCCAATCAAGAATGGATTGAGAACCTGGGGCAACGATACGAAGTAATGAATCTTTATTTCAAGCCCTATACCGCCTGTCGGTGGGCACAACCGGCCGTTGCCGGAGCTTTGAAAATAAGCCGGAAAAACCCCATCTTGCCTCAAGACATTTCTCGAATCTGTGTTCGAACCTTCAAAGCAGCAACGGAACTTTCCTGCCGCCGTCCCCAAAATACCGAAGAGGCGCAGTACAATATGGCTTTTCCAGTGGCGGCAGCATTAATTGACGGCGAGGTGGGGCCCAGGCAGGTTCAGCCTCCCCGGATTCACAACAGTCAGATTCTGAATTTGGCAGACAAAATAGAAACAGAAATATCAGAAGAGTCTGAGCAGATGTTTCCGGAAAAGGCCTGTGCCGAAGTAATCATTTATACCCATAATAATAAACATTTTTCCTCCGGTCTTATGGAAGCAAAGTGGGAACCGCCGGACTCCCTTCCCACCGATGATGAACTGGAAAAAAAATTTGAATGGCTGGTCGAACCTGTTTTGGGTAAAGAAAATACCGGGAAACTGGTGTCCATGATATGGGAATTTGAAAAGCTTGAACAGGTGAAAGATTTCATAAGCAGTTGTATTATCTGA
- the had gene encoding 6-hydroxycyclohex-1-ene-1-carbonyl-CoA dehydrogenase: MAEVPEKIMTWQMVQPTSRDRETKEVTPGKIEKTEIPVPELKQGEVLVEVAGCGVCHTDLGYFYDGVPTVSKPPLTLGHEISGTVVAGDEKWMGKEVIIPAVMPCRQCIFCKTGRGNRCLAQKMPGNSLGLYGGFSSHIPVPSVDLCEVKNRGDVPLSHLAVVADAATTPYQAAKRADLQPGDNVIVVGITGGVGQYMGQVAKALGAKTVIGIARNQEKLDKALNFGADFCINSTDKDARAVSKEFKGYCKENGLPGFGWKIFEVTGAKGGQEIALSLLSFIGKLIMVGFGMAKTEYMMGKLMAFDADILGTWGCLPEYYPIVLDMVLTKKIDMEAFVQTRPMSTIVETFEEAHRSSPDKRIVLTPDF, from the coding sequence ATGGCAGAAGTACCGGAAAAGATTATGACCTGGCAGATGGTTCAGCCGACATCTCGTGACAGGGAAACCAAAGAAGTCACCCCCGGAAAAATCGAAAAAACGGAAATACCCGTACCGGAATTAAAGCAAGGCGAAGTTCTGGTGGAAGTTGCCGGATGTGGTGTGTGTCACACCGACCTGGGGTACTTTTATGATGGCGTTCCCACTGTTTCAAAACCGCCCCTGACACTGGGCCATGAAATTTCAGGAACCGTGGTGGCAGGCGATGAAAAGTGGATGGGAAAAGAGGTGATCATTCCTGCAGTGATGCCATGCAGGCAGTGCATTTTTTGCAAAACAGGACGGGGCAACAGATGCCTTGCTCAAAAAATGCCAGGCAACAGCCTGGGGCTTTATGGCGGATTCTCCAGCCATATTCCGGTGCCGAGCGTTGATCTTTGCGAAGTCAAAAACAGAGGTGATGTACCGCTGTCTCACCTCGCAGTTGTTGCCGATGCTGCCACCACCCCTTACCAGGCAGCCAAAAGAGCCGATTTACAGCCCGGAGACAATGTGATTGTAGTGGGTATCACCGGCGGCGTGGGTCAATACATGGGGCAGGTCGCCAAAGCACTGGGCGCAAAAACCGTTATCGGAATCGCAAGAAATCAGGAGAAACTGGACAAGGCACTTAATTTTGGAGCAGATTTTTGCATCAACTCCACCGACAAAGATGCAAGAGCGGTATCCAAAGAGTTTAAAGGCTATTGTAAAGAGAACGGCCTGCCCGGTTTCGGCTGGAAGATCTTTGAGGTCACCGGCGCCAAAGGCGGTCAGGAAATTGCATTGAGCCTGCTTAGTTTTATCGGAAAGTTGATCATGGTGGGTTTCGGCATGGCAAAAACAGAATACATGATGGGCAAGCTGATGGCATTTGATGCGGATATTCTGGGAACCTGGGGATGCCTGCCCGAATACTATCCCATCGTTTTGGATATGGTGCTGACTAAGAAAATCGATATGGAAGCATTTGTTCAGACACGCCCGATGAGCACCATAGTGGAGACATTCGAAGAGGCCCATCGATCGTCACCCGACAAACGAATCGTGCTGACCCCTGATTTTTAG
- the oah gene encoding 6-oxocyclohex-1-ene-1-carbonyl-CoA hydratase has protein sequence MSLEWMPRDNEKKDHALHTDVHWGTEAPTVVYEKRPLTDPKGNVVEGLYVSWIRLNNPKQYNSYTTEMVKGVIAGFENASLDRSVVAAVFTGTGPYAFCTGGNTKEYSEFYSLRSDEYGQYMELFNHMVDSILACKKPVICRVNGMRVAGGQEIGMACDLAISSDLAIFGQAGPRHGSAPDGGSSDFLPWYLGIEDAMWNCVSCEMWSAYKMKMKNLISKCVPVLKIDGKWVRNPMIETDKYIEDGEIVYGEYKTGDAFKEARAIIKEHQPNADFELLDKEVDKVVWTFANLFPGCLIKSIDSIRAKKKFFWDYSKNYNRHWLAANMGGEAFLGFGAFNTKRITGQDKIDFLKFRQNIAECKTWDMDMFADVLGKPKE, from the coding sequence ATGTCTTTAGAATGGATGCCAAGAGATAACGAAAAAAAAGATCACGCATTGCATACCGATGTGCACTGGGGAACGGAGGCTCCCACTGTTGTTTATGAAAAGCGCCCTTTAACTGATCCTAAAGGAAACGTGGTGGAAGGGCTGTATGTATCATGGATTCGTCTGAACAATCCCAAACAGTATAACTCTTATACCACAGAGATGGTAAAAGGGGTGATTGCCGGTTTTGAGAATGCGTCCTTAGACAGAAGTGTAGTCGCAGCCGTATTTACCGGTACCGGTCCTTATGCATTCTGCACCGGAGGCAATACCAAAGAGTACAGTGAGTTTTACAGCTTGAGATCCGACGAATACGGCCAGTATATGGAGCTTTTTAACCATATGGTTGACAGTATTCTCGCCTGTAAAAAACCGGTGATTTGTCGTGTCAATGGAATGAGGGTGGCCGGCGGTCAGGAAATCGGAATGGCCTGTGACCTTGCGATTTCATCTGACCTGGCTATTTTCGGTCAGGCCGGTCCCAGACACGGGTCTGCCCCTGACGGCGGCTCGTCAGATTTCCTTCCCTGGTATCTGGGTATTGAAGATGCCATGTGGAACTGTGTGTCCTGCGAAATGTGGTCTGCCTATAAAATGAAAATGAAAAACCTGATCAGCAAATGTGTACCAGTGCTGAAAATAGACGGTAAATGGGTACGAAATCCCATGATCGAAACAGACAAGTATATCGAAGACGGAGAAATCGTTTACGGTGAGTACAAAACAGGGGATGCATTTAAAGAAGCCCGGGCTATTATCAAAGAGCATCAGCCCAATGCGGATTTTGAACTTCTGGACAAAGAAGTGGATAAAGTCGTCTGGACCTTTGCCAATCTTTTTCCCGGATGCCTGATCAAGTCCATCGACAGCATTCGCGCCAAGAAGAAATTCTTCTGGGATTACTCCAAGAATTACAACCGGCACTGGCTGGCTGCTAACATGGGCGGCGAGGCCTTCCTTGGCTTTGGTGCTTTCAATACCAAGAGAATTACCGGTCAGGATAAAATCGATTTTCTTAAGTTCCGTCAAAATATTGCCGAATGCAAAACATGGGATATGGATATGTTTGCGGACGTTTTGGGAAAACCGAAAGAATAG
- a CDS encoding DUF362 domain-containing protein, with amino-acid sequence MRKSRVAVVRYESPLESVRKAVELSGGLEDLSSNARVFIKPNIVFWAKAVQFPKWGVITTSRVVEDMVVLLKEHGIKDITIGEGMVTMTPGDKDTPAHAFKSLGYEKLKNRYGIKYINIFERPFEKVEIEEGLTLNYNKDILHSDFIVDLPVMKAHNQTMVSLGIKNLKGIIDISSRKKCHGTDPEKDLHYHVSRLSDKLPPIFTLIDGIYSLERGPGFDGKMRRSNLLVASSDILSADMVGTRLLGYEPADIPHIVHAAKKRSRPTDLSDIDIAGEEIDPLVSYHEYDFKYAENEDCTLPVPLAKQGISGIFYRKYDSTMCTYCSGINGLVLSAIRFAWKGTPWDDVEILTGKIMKPSKRKKTILLGKCMCKANRNHPDIGEAIEVKGCPPKPKDILNALRKAGIDADPKMFEKETLEQLPGFFMARYKDRPEFDESFFKIESLKLNKGK; translated from the coding sequence ATGAGAAAATCACGGGTTGCAGTGGTACGCTATGAATCGCCACTTGAATCTGTACGTAAGGCGGTAGAGCTTTCAGGTGGTTTGGAGGATTTATCTTCAAATGCACGGGTGTTTATAAAACCCAATATTGTCTTTTGGGCTAAAGCCGTTCAATTTCCCAAGTGGGGGGTCATCACAACTTCAAGGGTTGTTGAGGATATGGTGGTGCTTTTAAAGGAGCACGGAATAAAAGACATTACCATTGGTGAAGGTATGGTAACCATGACTCCGGGTGACAAAGATACTCCGGCGCATGCATTTAAATCACTCGGGTATGAAAAATTGAAAAACCGTTACGGCATAAAGTATATCAATATATTTGAACGACCCTTTGAGAAAGTCGAAATTGAAGAAGGGCTTACTTTGAATTATAATAAGGACATTTTACATAGCGATTTTATTGTGGATCTTCCGGTAATGAAAGCCCATAACCAGACGATGGTGAGCCTGGGTATAAAAAATCTTAAAGGAATCATTGATATCTCTTCCAGGAAAAAATGTCACGGCACGGATCCTGAAAAGGACCTGCACTATCATGTATCCAGGCTTTCGGATAAGCTTCCACCGATTTTTACCCTGATTGATGGCATATACTCCCTTGAACGAGGACCCGGGTTTGACGGAAAAATGAGGCGCAGCAATCTACTGGTGGCTTCTTCAGATATTCTTTCTGCTGATATGGTCGGAACTAGGTTACTGGGGTATGAACCGGCGGATATCCCGCATATTGTCCATGCAGCAAAAAAACGCAGCCGGCCCACAGACCTTTCGGATATTGACATTGCGGGAGAAGAAATAGACCCTCTTGTCTCTTATCATGAGTATGATTTTAAATATGCAGAGAATGAAGATTGCACACTGCCGGTTCCCCTTGCGAAACAGGGTATTTCAGGCATCTTTTACCGGAAATATGATTCAACCATGTGTACATACTGTTCCGGCATAAATGGCCTGGTTCTGTCTGCCATACGTTTTGCATGGAAGGGAACCCCCTGGGATGATGTGGAGATTCTTACCGGGAAGATCATGAAACCTTCAAAAAGAAAAAAGACCATTCTTTTGGGAAAATGTATGTGCAAGGCGAACCGGAATCACCCGGACATAGGGGAAGCGATAGAAGTAAAAGGGTGCCCGCCTAAGCCAAAGGACATCCTGAACGCGCTTCGAAAAGCAGGGATTGATGCAGATCCCAAAATGTTTGAAAAAGAGACCCTGGAACAACTGCCCGGATTTTTTATGGCCCGATATAAAGACAGGCCTGAGTTTGATGAATCTTTTTTTAAGATAGAAAGTTTAAAATTAAATAAGGGCAAATAA